DNA from Brassica napus cultivar Da-Ae chromosome C4, Da-Ae, whole genome shotgun sequence:
TTTTGGATCCAAGACTCAAATTTCACTTCTTAGAATATTGTTTCTCGGTTTTGGATCAGTCTACTTGTAAGAGAAGGTTGGCTAATGTTCGTTCAAAGATCTataaactgtttggagcttacAAGAAGAACCAGATAATCAGTAGTGCTGCAACAACTTCACAAGGAGAAATACCCGATGTTCCAGCCGGTTATGGGGTAAGTTATGCTATGTAGTCATTTCTGATAAGTGTTATGAATTTATGATATCATATATATGATGTTTAACCTGTTTTTCAGGGATTCTACGCCTTCTTTTCTCAGAAAGCTGTTGGCAGTAGCAAGTCTGCTCTCGACATATATTTGGATGAGCCATTGCTTGACATGGCCGCTTACAAGAAACTGAATGTGTTACGTTACTGGAGAGACAACTCAGCTCGGTTCAAAGAGTTGGCAACAATGGCACGAGAGGTTCTGAGTATACCCATAACAACCGTTGCTTCAGAATCTTCGTTTAGCATTGGTAGTAGAGTCCTTAACAAGTACCAGAGCTTTCTTCTACCTACTAATGTCCAAGCCTTGGTCTGTACAAGAAACTGGTTAAAAGGGTTTCCAGAAATGGGTTAGTGTTTCTTATAATCTGTTCATATAATAAATTGCTTCAGAATCTtcatgaaattattttttttgtaggtgATGAGTCGGTTGAGaagacaaaagagaaagaagaagaggataaagagaagataaagaagaagagagtggagAGTCTATAGACTTGACTTGAGGTATGATCTCTACACTTTACTCGTTCAATATTGCAAGTAAAACTCATTTGAGTTTATagtgttgatgagaagatcattTTGTGGTTGTATAATACAACTTGTATTAAGTATAAGAATCTGAGGTTgaatcttcttttttctttgttgttgcAGGCtgcagaagaaagaagaagagagtggagACTGGAGAGTCTAGAAACTTAACACGGGGTATTATCTTGTACTTAGCGTGAGTCTAGTGTACTTTTGGACAAGATATTGAAATGTTCATACTAGAGAACTCACTACCTCACAATGATCTTGTCATTGTTTACTTATTGAAGTAGCATCTGATCTTGATTTGTAGATGTGATCATTACATTTAATCTAATGTGATATTCTGATAGAAGTCTTTCgtatattgtgtttttatattgtCATTGTTTGAATCTAATGTGATTTATAGAAATGACGCTTCATAATACACAATGTTCTCCTTTTTCTCACTAGTGCTCTTGGCTATGTTTTTGTTCATTGTGGTTGCATTCAGTATAAGAATCTGAGgttgaatcatttttttttctttgttgctGCAGACTGCAGATGAGAGTAGATAAAATCACAAAACTAGAATAAAGTGAATTCATAAACAGAGTTATCAAAAACTCAACCTTTTGAGATTATTTTACatcatatttattttcagatttttaaatgttgtttaaaatttcaaaactttattACTCAATTCAATGTTGGATATTTCTATCTCATTTTGATgttatttgatattaaaattgGGCTTACATTAAGTTTAACAGATTTGggctaatattaaaatttacttATACATAGGCGGGCTTGGGTTGTCCAACTGGATGATGGGTAAAATTGGGTTTGGGTTTTATTGGGTGTGGGCTAAATATGGGTGTGAGTGTCTTGAGTCCAGGAAAAATAAATGTCCATTGGGCACACCCATTTGGGTGCAGTCCAACCCAACTGACAGCCCTACCCACTCTATCCCGCAACAGAACTATGGAGCGGGTCCTCGAACTACTTAGAGTTCCATGTCCGAATGCTGGTTGTTCCGAGACTTTCGCTTTTGCTGAAACATCAACACATGTAAAGCTTTGTCCTTTCACCCAACCTACTTGCCCTTTTACCAGCTGTGACTTTACTTGCTCCTTCAAGGATTTATATGAACACTGCGGATATGCTAAACACTGCGAGGACTCGTACATGTTTGAATGTGGGATGCCTGTGTTTATCCACCCCGTAAGTGGTTAGCGGGCTATTCTCAAGGAACAAACCACagatgaaggagaaggagaagttgTGGTTGTGGAGTGTTTCGACACACCACAAGGCCGACTATTCCATGCTTGCTGTATTGGACCAGGAACAGCCAAGTTCTCCTACGATTTGCACATGTATTCATCTTCGGGTGATAGCTGCTTATTTCAGTCAAAACTCAAAAGAGTTCGTGAAGTGAGCAATGAACCACCCTGTAAACATGTTATGTTGGTTCATTCCTCCATGTGCCCTGACTACAAGTTTTATATTTGCATCAAGCAAGAGACTTATTAGGATCATGAAGAAGCTACTACTTCGTCCCTCATCAGCCGCACTGATGCGTAGGACCTTGAAAAGGAGCTTTTGActgtttgaattttttcttcttttttttttctctatcgGAACCCTCTACTCATGTTAATTAGATTTCCTCTCTAAATTATGTCGTCTAAACACTTGAAAATTAATGTGTGATATTGATCTAAGTTCAAGTACGTTAATACATGGAGGCGTGACTGATGAAGAGTTTTAAGCGacatatttttgaagaaatgcTGGGTGAACTGTGAAACTGCATTTTGTTGACACtataatacatttatacccATCTGGCCTGCTGATTGTCCGAGTTAAAACTTATATCGAGAAACTGAGAAACGAGGAAGACAAAAATAGCGGGAATAAACAAATCAGAAAACTGTGAAGGCATTTGTCGACACTATATCCATATATCGTCTACTGACCGTCTAAAATTCAGAAtgagaatgacgaagaagaaggaagTGAAAGGAGAAGAAACTGTAATGGGCTAAGGGATGCAGAGCCCaatactatttattttagtgGGCCTGAGCCCAAAACTGAACAAATGTGAACCAGACAATCAGCTAGGGTTTGAAGATGCAGACCTTTGGATTGACTTGACCAACAACGTGTGTCTCTGATAGTTCTCTCGAGATGGAGAGTTCCTCCGGAGAATCCGAATCCGAGGACGACAGACTGATCTCTGAAATGGAGAGTTCCTCCGGAGAATCCGAGGACGAGAGACCGATTGTACTCACCAACAAAACTTCGCAAAAGAGGCAACGTTCTCCGACCGAACGCACTGCGACGCTGCTGGATCTGGATGTTACAGACTGTCCCATTTGCTTTAATCCTCTCACCATTCCCATCTTCCAGGTTACATGTCTCAATCTGTTTCTACCTTAACTCCACTTCTCTCACAATATCTTTTTTTGGGCATATAGTGTGATAATGGTCATATAGCATGCTCTACTTGCTGCCAAACGTTGAGCAAGAAGTGTGCAACATGCTCCTTACCCACTCTTTCCCGCAACAGAGCAATGGAGCGGGTTATTGAACTTCTTAGAGTTCCATGTCCGAATGATGGTTGCTCCAAGATTGTCTCTTGTTCTGAAACATCAGCACATGTGAATCATTGTCCTTTCACCCAACGTACTTGCCCCTTTAGCAGCTGTGACTTTACTTGCTCCTTCAAGGATTTATAAAAACACGGCGCTGCTAAACACAGCATTGCGGCACCATGCGCTGCTAAATTTggcctttccttttccttgagCATGTTTAAATGTGGAACGCTCGTGCGTACGCATCTCTCAACATATAAGAGGATCATTCTCAAGGAACAGACTacagaaggagaaggagaaatTGTGGTTGTGGAGTGGTTCGACATGCCAGACGGTCGGATATTCTATGCCTGCTGTATTGGACCAGGAGCAGATAAGTTCTCCTACCAACTGAAGCTATCTTTAGCTTCCGGTGATGACTTGTTGTTTACATCAAACCTCGAAAGAGTCCGTGAAGTGAGTAATGAACCACCATGTTCGCGCTATATGTTGGTCCCTTCATGTATGTTGCCTTACCGCAAGTGTGGTATATGCATCAAGCGGGAGACTCATTAGGATCATCAAGACGCTACTACTTCATTACTCGCGAACTGATGCTATTAACCACTGTATGTTTGTCCTCTAGTAGATGTCTATCTAATGTGTGATACGGATCCAAGTTCATGTTGTGTGAATTAAGTTAAATTTTATCCAAAATCGTTGTAACTGCTCTATACCAAACCAAATGAATATGTAATATAAGCTTCAGAGTTAAGACAAACACGTCGTCTTCTATCTCACATTGTTTTGGGATTAGAAGAAGAGCGACTGAACATTTATATTTGCAAGATAACATTACGGCCCTAAACCATaacaccctaaaccctaaactctaaaccctaaaccctaaaatctaaaccctaaaccctaaaatctaaaccctaaaccctaaactctaaaccctaaaccctaaaccctaaaccctaaatcctaaaccccaccctttaactctaaaccataagtttgtgacttttgataaaacattaagtgctatttttgtgacttttgaccttgagtgctagtttgggaacataaacttgatttagtgctatttttgtctttttctctttttaaaatcaaaatattattttcaaaccataaattctattttcttgcatatacatttttccgttataaccaaaaaatacattttctcgcaaaaactgaaaaacacacaTTCCTGCTAAAACCGCAGGAtgcgtttttccgcaaaaaaaaatgtaaaacgcacatttccataaaaacacattttttcggTCAAACCAGTAAAATCGCACTTTTtgaccaaaaccgaaaaaatacattttctcgtcaaaaccgaaaaaatgcattttcccgccaaaccccaaaaaaacgcattttcccgccaaaacccaaaaaatgcaaattcccgccaaaactccaaaaaacattttccgaccaaaaccgcaaaaagcattttctcgccaaaaccggaaaaaacgcaattttctgccaaaaccagaaaaatgcaattttcccgccaaaaccggaaaactgaatttttctgccaaaaccagaaaaacgtaattttcccgccaaaaccgaaaaacacaattttcccgccaaaaccagaaaacacaaattttcccgccaaaaccgaaaaacagaattttcccgccaaaacttaaaaacacaACTTTCCCGCAAAAATcggaaaaaaatgaattttcccgccaaaaccggaaaacatatttttcccgccaaaaccggaaaaacacattttcccgccaaaaccggaaaaacacaatttttccgccaaaaccggaaaaacacaattttcccgccaaaaccgaaaaactgaattttcctgccaaaaccggaaaagcgcattttccgccaaaaccagaaaaacacaattttcccgccaaaaccggaaaacggaattttttcgccaaaaccggaaaacggaattttttcgccaaaaccagaaaacagaatttttccgccaaaaccagaaaaacacaatttcccgccaaaactggaaaacacaactttcccaccaaaatcgcgaaaaagcttttcccgccaaaatcacgaaaaaaaaaactttccagtcaaaatcgtgaaaaaaaCTTTTCTCGTCGAAAACactttttccgccaaaaccgcaaaaatacacttttcccgtccaaaccgcaaaaacgtatttttccgccagacccataaaaacgtattttccgccgaaaccacgaaaatacactttttcgccaaaaacatatttttcctcaaaaaccgcaaaaatattttccgccTAAAcggtaaaaatgttatttttccgccgaaacgtacaaaattatattttagtcattttattaactAGTTCACCTGGATGTAGAtggaaattaaaaaatgaaaatcaaacgaacatagttgcattcagatgattcatccatgcatggacgaaatgaagaaacgaacaatatccagatggagcatctagataagacatctagatggaccatctggatgcatcttccagatgtacaaacgaacaaGGCCTACCTGGATGATCTGCTGAATGAAGgatgaaaaaattaaacattattataagaTTCTTTCAGAGAAGAAAATGAAGTTGTGTTAATCCACAATAACGGAGTCATCGCGCTGAATTTTCAGTTGGAACCGCCTTTATcggttatatatattatttgcaCGGTTCGGTTAATCTAAACTGAACAATCCAATACCATGGTTCACATATTCGGTTTAACTCAACCAAACCAATATAACCGGTACAGCGAGTCCAATTTAGGGTACAATTAGCTTTCCATCCCCAACTTGGTCTTTTTTCATCTGCATTCTCCATGGATATTGATGTCGGACCCGTTGATCCATCTGTCCTTTACGAACAAGAACTCCATGTTTCATCTGCTGTCTGGGAAGCACAGGTTCCTGTCCGAACTCCCTTTTATCTTTCAATTTTcaattcttagtttttttcttttcgatttCAAATATCTTCTCT
Protein-coding regions in this window:
- the LOC106395261 gene encoding putative E3 ubiquitin-protein ligase SINA-like 9, with product MESSSGESESEDDRLISEMESSSGESEDERPIVLTNKTSQKRQRSPTERTATLLDLDVTDCPICFNPLTIPIFQCDNGHIACSTCCQTLSKKCATCSLPTLSRNRAMERVIELLRVPCPNDGCSKIVSCSETSAHVNHCPFTQRTCPFSSCDFTCSFKDL